Genomic DNA from Halobaculum sp. CBA1158:
CGACCGCTCGCGCCGGGCCGTCGACCGGTACGTCGACCGCCACGGCGGCCGGTACGAGGGGCTGCTCCGCAACCACGCGGGACGCTACGACGAGCCGGCGGACCACCACCGCTTCTCGGTGAGCCGCGAGGAGTGGCGCGAGGCGGGCGGCGCTCGCACCACCGTTCGGTATCCCGACGCGGACGAGTGATTCCGCTGCGTCCGCGACCGTCCCGGGTGGAGCGGTCGCTCGGGGACGGTTGTCCACCCGGTGACGACTCGCCGAGTCAGCGCTGCCGAGCACGGACGACCCGGCCGAGGGTTCAAATACGAACACGGAACCACCGACGAGCACGGGCGATGGGTCGCGCCCGTTCGGCTCGCGAGCCACACCTGCCCCGCTCTCTCGGGCGCTCCCGGCACGTCCGATCGGTGAACGAGTGGGGCTCGATCCGGCAGCGAGCGACGGCTCCGTCGAGTCGTCGCGTCAGTCGGCGGCCGCGGGTCCGCCGGCGTCGGCGTCGACGGCGTACAGGCGGGCGGCGTCGACGAGCGCCTTCCGGTACTCGGACTCGGAGGGGTCCTCCGCGAGCGATCGGAACAGCCGCGTGAACGCCGACACGTCGACGTCGGGGGCGTCGTCGGCCGCCGCGTGCGCGAGGTCGTACAGTCGGTGGTCGTCGTCGACGAGGTCGTGGCGCTCGCACATCGCCAGCGCGAACGCGGCGTTGACGGCGGTGATGTCGGGGTCGGAGCCGGCGGTCAGTCGCCGGGACTCCGGTCTGGGTCGCGCCCGCGGTCGGTCGGCGACGGCCGCCGCGAGTCGCGACTCGAGGAAGGTGACGAGCTTCCCGCCCGGCCCCACCGAGAGGGTGATGTCGTCGGCGTAGACGTCCTTCATGTGGTTCGCGATCTGATAGCAGTGCGTGAGCTTCCGGCGTTCGACGGAGGCCCCCGACAGCGCGAGAAACAGCGCCTCGTCCGTCGACTGGTGGTGCGAGGGGTGCGACTCCTCGTAGCGGGCCATGTGCGACAGCTCGTGGAGCGCGAGTTCGCGCGCCATCGCCGAGGTGGCGGCCTGTCGCGAGATGTTGAGCACGTGGCGGTCGTCGTAGTGGCCGGCCCAGGTGCGCTCCTCGGGACTGTCGCGAACCCGGACCTCCACGGGCAACGAGAGGTCGCGTTCCGTCTCGAACAGCGACGCCGCCCCGAGAAAGGGATCGGGCGGAACGGAGCCGCGGACTCGGATGTCCATGTGTGGAATTACCATGGGGTGGGCAGGTATGACTCTTGTGCCGATCCGACGGGACTCGGAGGGACAACTCGGACGAGTACCGGCCTCGCGCACCGATCCACGGATGTGCGTTTCGCACGCAACCATCACGTACAATTATGATGATTAGGTGGGACGTGTGCACGGATGAGCGAATCGGAATCCGAGTCGCTGTACGAGCGCCTGGGCGGCGCGTACGACATCGCCGGCGCTGTGGACGTACTGACCGAGCGGCTGTTCGAGAACGACACGGCGAATCAGAACCCCGTCACGGCCGAGTTCCACGAAACGCACGACCCTGCGGGGTTCAAGTACCTCGTGACCGCCTGGACTATCGAGCACGCCGGCGGGCCGGAGGTGTACCCCGGCCGGGAGATGGACGAGGCTCACGAAGAACTCGAGGTCACCGAACTGGAGTTCGACGTGGTCCGCACGGAGATCAAGGCGACTCTGTATCACGTCGGCGTCCCGGAGCCGGAGACGCGAGAGCTGATGGGGATCATCGACATGTTCCGGGACGAGGTCGTGGCCGACAACCACCGAGACGAGAACTGGAGCGCCCCGTAGCGTCCCGGGCGAGGGTCGACCGACACCGTTCGTTCCGTCCTGGCGGGTCGGCACGTGGCTCGCCGACGCGAGCGGTCCAGACGGGCACGAGACGCCGTACCACGGTGTTTCCCACTATGACTCGGCGGTTTCGGCGACGGCAAAGCACTACCCTTTTGGCCGGGCGGAGAATACCGGTCGGTAATGGGCCGACGCAAGAAAATCGTACAGGAATGTGAGGAACTGATGGACGAGCCGGAGCAGATCCGGAACATCGCCATCGCTGCTCACGTCGACCACGGAAAGACGACACTTACTGACAATCTCCTCGCGGGCGCGGGCATGATCGCCGACGCGGACGAGGCGACGCAGCTCGTGATGGACACCGAGGAGGACGAGCAGGAGCGCGGGATCACCATCGACGCGGCGAACGTCTCGATGACCCACGAGTACGAGGACGAGAACCACCTCATCAACCTCATCGACACGCCCGGCCACGTCGACTTCGGTGGGGACGTGACCCGCGCGATGCGCGCCGTCGACGGCGCGCTCGTCGTGGTCGACGCCGTCGAGGGCGCGATGCCCCAGACGGAGACCGTCGTCCGGCAGGCGATCCGCGAGGGCGTCAAGCCGGCGCTGTTCATCAACAAGGTCGACCGCCTCATCTCCGAGCTTCAGGAGGGGCCCGAGGAGATGCAGCAGCGACTCCAGGCGGTCATCTCGGACGTGAACGAGCTCATCCGCGGGATGACCGAGGAGATGGACGACATCACCGAGGACTGGACGGTCTCCGTCGAGGAGGGCACCGTCGGGTTCGGGTCGGCGCTGTACAAGTGGGGCGTCTCGCTCCCGTCGATGCAGCGCACCGGCATGTCGTTCGCCGACATCATCGAGCTGGAACAGGACCACAAGCGACAGGAGCTCCACGAGCGGACGCCGCTGTCGAACGTCGTGCTCGACATGGTCGCCGAGCACTTCCCGAACCCGCTGAAGGCGCAGCCGTTCCGCGTCCCGCGCATCTGGCGCGGCGACAACGACTCCGACATCGCCGAGGACATGCGGACGGTCAACCGCGACGGCGACATCGTCTTCATGGCGACCGACATCGGGATGGACCCCCACGCCGGCGAGATCGCGACGGGTCGCGTCTTCTCCGGTACGCTCGAGAAGGGCCAGGAGCTGTACGTCTCCGGCACCGTGGGCAAGAACCGCGTCCAGTCGGTCGGGATCTACATGGGCGGCGAGCGGGAGGAGCTCGACCGGGGCGTTCCAGCCGG
This window encodes:
- a CDS encoding DUF5781 family protein; the protein is MDIRVRGSVPPDPFLGAASLFETERDLSLPVEVRVRDSPEERTWAGHYDDRHVLNISRQAATSAMARELALHELSHMARYEESHPSHHQSTDEALFLALSGASVERRKLTHCYQIANHMKDVYADDITLSVGPGGKLVTFLESRLAAAVADRPRARPRPESRRLTAGSDPDITAVNAAFALAMCERHDLVDDDHRLYDLAHAAADDAPDVDVSAFTRLFRSLAEDPSESEYRKALVDAARLYAVDADAGGPAAAD
- a CDS encoding group 1 truncated hemoglobin translates to MSESESESLYERLGGAYDIAGAVDVLTERLFENDTANQNPVTAEFHETHDPAGFKYLVTAWTIEHAGGPEVYPGREMDEAHEELEVTELEFDVVRTEIKATLYHVGVPEPETRELMGIIDMFRDEVVADNHRDENWSAP